From the genome of Blautia pseudococcoides, one region includes:
- a CDS encoding Gfo/Idh/MocA family protein encodes MKNNKLQVAVIGCGGIANQKHFPALTSQADKCEIAAFCDIQAERAEKAAKKYGAEGARVYTDYMELLKDPEIDVVHVCTPNVAHCPITAAAFEAGKHVLCEKPMAATTEDAQKMMDAWRKSGKKFTIGYQNRFRTDAQALKRACDEGKLGEIYFAKAHAVRRRAVPTWGVFPDKAKQGGGPLIDIGTHALDITLWCMDNYKPATVTGSVFEKLGHLPEAAEGNMFGPWDPETFQVEDSAFGYVKMENGATIFLESAWALNVKDSREAATTLCGTKAGAEMVGGMSQEGYDLVFNETTGGLLTEEHISDTGAIAFFEGNGGGSPEVKECKQWLEAILEDKEPLVKPEQAFVVTQILDTIYKSAKAGKEIKLD; translated from the coding sequence ATGAAAAATAACAAATTACAGGTAGCAGTGATCGGATGCGGGGGGATTGCAAACCAGAAGCATTTTCCGGCTCTTACTTCCCAGGCAGACAAATGTGAGATCGCGGCATTCTGCGATATTCAGGCGGAAAGAGCTGAGAAAGCAGCAAAGAAATATGGGGCAGAAGGTGCAAGAGTATACACAGATTATATGGAATTATTAAAAGACCCGGAAATCGACGTGGTGCATGTGTGCACGCCTAATGTAGCACATTGCCCCATTACGGCAGCCGCGTTTGAGGCGGGAAAACATGTATTATGCGAAAAGCCTATGGCAGCTACAACCGAGGATGCACAGAAGATGATGGATGCCTGGAGAAAATCCGGAAAGAAGTTTACCATTGGATACCAGAACCGTTTCCGCACAGATGCCCAGGCTTTGAAACGGGCCTGTGACGAGGGGAAGCTGGGAGAGATTTACTTTGCAAAGGCCCATGCAGTCAGAAGAAGAGCGGTTCCCACCTGGGGTGTATTTCCTGATAAGGCAAAGCAAGGCGGCGGTCCCCTGATCGACATCGGAACCCATGCGCTTGACATTACGCTTTGGTGTATGGATAACTACAAACCGGCCACGGTGACAGGCTCCGTATTTGAAAAATTAGGCCATCTGCCGGAGGCAGCAGAGGGCAATATGTTCGGTCCCTGGGACCCGGAAACCTTCCAGGTGGAAGATTCCGCGTTTGGATATGTGAAGATGGAAAACGGTGCAACTATTTTTCTGGAATCTGCCTGGGCGCTGAATGTGAAAGACTCCAGGGAAGCTGCCACAACCCTGTGCGGGACAAAAGCAGGTGCGGAGATGGTTGGGGGGATGAGCCAGGAGGGATATGACCTGGTATTCAATGAGACCACAGGCGGTCTGCTCACGGAGGAACATATATCCGATACAGGCGCTATCGCATTTTTTGAGGGGAACGGCGGTGGTTCCCCTGAGGTGAAAGAGTGTAAACAGTGGTTGGAGGCAATCCTGGAGGACAAAGAGCCGCTGGTGAAACCGGAACAGGCATTTGTTGTGACACAGATTTTGGATACCATTTATAAATCCGCAAAAGCCGGAAAAGAGATCAAACTGGATTAA
- a CDS encoding sugar phosphate isomerase/epimerase family protein translates to MSEIKTCVSLYSLQDEYLNKRMSLRDIMYFVKEKGAEGIEILPDQMLENAPDIADETVSEWHALLAETGLKPVIADVFLNTNLYKNRSLTQRECVELLVKEIKQADRLGIRLIRLVSMVPYWVLEPLLPFCEQYDVSVALEVHAGMAFDIPETKAFIDEMRRLDSKYIGLVIDTGIFCRRFPRVVREYETVNGTSPAVFDYIDTLFEKGTDLHRVLRENNFVYPKELEDAIKSEHDRMFVPLCDGYENYDFDVLDEYMPYIKHFHFKLFEMTEEGPEYSMDYKGLLTYLHDHGYKGYVASEYEGNRFTLPGRPMVEKEQVAAQIAFIKQCLKEIEGKEE, encoded by the coding sequence ATGTCAGAGATTAAGACTTGTGTAAGCCTCTACAGCTTACAGGACGAGTATTTGAATAAACGCATGAGCCTTAGGGATATCATGTATTTTGTTAAGGAGAAAGGGGCCGAGGGGATAGAGATCCTCCCGGACCAGATGCTGGAAAATGCACCGGATATTGCAGATGAGACTGTATCGGAATGGCATGCACTCCTGGCCGAAACCGGTCTGAAACCTGTGATCGCAGATGTATTTCTGAACACCAATCTGTACAAAAACAGAAGCCTGACCCAGAGGGAATGTGTGGAGCTTCTGGTAAAAGAGATCAAACAGGCAGACAGGCTGGGGATCCGCTTGATCCGTCTGGTGTCCATGGTCCCTTACTGGGTGCTGGAGCCTCTGCTCCCCTTCTGTGAACAGTACGACGTGTCGGTGGCTTTGGAAGTACATGCAGGCATGGCTTTTGATATCCCTGAGACAAAGGCATTTATTGATGAGATGCGGCGGTTGGACAGCAAATATATAGGTCTTGTCATTGATACGGGCATTTTCTGCCGCCGGTTCCCCCGGGTGGTAAGGGAATATGAGACGGTAAACGGTACAAGCCCTGCGGTGTTTGATTACATAGACACCTTGTTTGAAAAGGGAACGGACCTGCACCGTGTTTTAAGAGAGAACAATTTTGTCTATCCGAAAGAGCTGGAGGATGCCATCAAATCAGAGCACGATAGAATGTTTGTGCCTCTGTGTGACGGATATGAGAATTATGACTTTGATGTACTGGACGAATATATGCCTTATATCAAACATTTCCACTTCAAACTGTTCGAGATGACAGAGGAGGGGCCGGAGTATTCCATGGATTATAAAGGGCTTTTAACCTACCTCCATGACCATGGTTACAAGGGGTATGTGGCATCGGAATATGAAGGGAACCGCTTTACACTTCCCGGCAGACCAATGGTGGAAAAAGAACAGGTGGCAGCCCAGATTGCATTCATAAAACAGTGTTTAAAAGAGATAGAGGGAAAGGAGGAGTAA
- a CDS encoding C-glycoside deglycosidase beta subunit domain-containing protein, with the protein MFDNNVFVENTCVNLEESGQITGYELQTNITYYRGIPMSMIEYIRISEDGEEVPKENICISVDKKDWFTLQEAETVTSYKWEYGEPLYIRVMKAGGLTKGVHKVKLTVATRTAYIPVPLEGIREREVIIL; encoded by the coding sequence ATGTTTGACAATAATGTTTTTGTGGAAAATACATGTGTGAACCTGGAAGAGAGCGGGCAGATCACAGGATATGAGCTGCAGACAAATATCACCTATTACAGAGGAATCCCCATGTCCATGATAGAATACATCCGGATCTCGGAGGATGGAGAGGAAGTCCCAAAGGAAAATATCTGCATCTCTGTGGACAAAAAAGACTGGTTTACTTTACAGGAGGCAGAGACGGTCACATCCTATAAATGGGAGTACGGAGAGCCTCTGTATATTCGGGTCATGAAGGCGGGCGGCCTTACAAAAGGCGTCCATAAAGTGAAACTGACAGTTGCGACCAGAACTGCCTACATCCCGGTTCCCCTGGAAGGCATCCGGGAACGGGAAGTGATTATTTTATAG
- a CDS encoding flavodoxin family protein — MRKKNVLGLSFGRRMANTDIMVKTALMECEKAGCEVRFIRVDELDIKPCTGCISCVVGMTTGRGKGGCPIKDDFYILDEALMECDAVIAGSPAYVLSPTGRFKTVCDRIGPSHDITFRKAAFKEGIDAGKEIERLPDERSFKKRVGALVSVGGAMTKNWLAFMLPTMYEFTMSMGIDVVDMHEYHGAMACEHVIGNETQMERMRKMGQNIAAALAAETEEERTAWRGEEEGICPVCHCNMLTVSKDGTAVECPVCGISGTPAWVNGRINVDFSQEEQNRSRLRWNGKLEHSTEIKTRAVGPGQIQNLKELLEPYKGYGE, encoded by the coding sequence ATGAGAAAGAAAAATGTACTGGGCCTGTCCTTTGGAAGAAGGATGGCGAACACGGATATTATGGTGAAAACAGCACTGATGGAATGCGAAAAGGCAGGCTGCGAAGTGAGATTTATCCGCGTGGACGAATTGGATATCAAGCCGTGCACAGGCTGTATCTCCTGTGTTGTGGGAATGACCACAGGGCGGGGAAAGGGGGGCTGTCCCATAAAGGATGATTTTTACATTCTGGACGAGGCCCTTATGGAGTGTGATGCGGTCATAGCAGGCTCCCCTGCGTATGTACTGAGTCCTACGGGCAGATTTAAAACTGTATGTGACAGAATCGGTCCTTCTCATGATATCACATTCAGAAAAGCTGCGTTTAAGGAAGGCATAGATGCCGGAAAAGAGATAGAGAGGCTTCCGGATGAGAGAAGCTTTAAAAAGAGAGTGGGCGCACTGGTTTCCGTGGGAGGCGCCATGACAAAGAACTGGCTCGCCTTCATGCTTCCCACTATGTATGAATTCACCATGTCCATGGGGATTGATGTGGTCGACATGCATGAATATCACGGCGCTATGGCCTGCGAGCATGTCATTGGAAATGAAACGCAGATGGAACGGATGAGAAAGATGGGACAGAATATTGCCGCCGCTCTTGCCGCCGAGACGGAGGAAGAGCGCACTGCATGGCGGGGAGAGGAGGAGGGCATCTGCCCGGTCTGTCACTGTAACATGCTGACAGTGTCAAAAGACGGCACTGCTGTAGAATGCCCGGTCTGCGGGATTTCCGGTACGCCTGCATGGGTGAACGGCAGGATAAACGTGGATTTCAGCCAGGAAGAACAGAACCGTTCCAGGCTTCGGTGGAACGGGAAACTGGAACATTCCACAGAGATCAAGACAAGAGCAGTGGGGCCGGGACAGATACAGAATCTGAAAGAACTGCTGGAACCGTACAAAGGGTATGGGGAATGA
- a CDS encoding sugar phosphate isomerase/epimerase family protein: protein MKLGFITAICDGMTFEEVVDFAASQNLECLEVACWPRGKAQRRYAGVSHIDVAAMNEEKAAYLTAYCEKKGVEISSLAYYPNTLDPDPEKRASYIEHLYKLIDASAMLGVNMVTTFVGRDPKKTVSENLETVKEVWPPIVKYAEEKGVKIAIENCPMLFTEDEWPGGQNLMTSPANWRKVFEILDSPHFGINYDPSHFVWQQMDYIKPIYEFRDKIFHVHYKDIKVYEDKLADVGTMAAPLEYMSPKLPGLGDVDWGNYVSALTDIGYDGYTCIEVEDKAFEKDLEDAKKAVILSARYLRNFVI, encoded by the coding sequence ATGAAATTAGGCTTTATCACAGCAATCTGTGATGGAATGACATTTGAGGAAGTGGTGGATTTTGCGGCTTCTCAAAACCTGGAATGCCTGGAAGTGGCATGCTGGCCCCGGGGAAAAGCGCAGAGAAGATATGCCGGTGTAAGTCATATTGATGTGGCGGCAATGAATGAGGAAAAAGCAGCATACCTTACTGCTTACTGTGAGAAAAAGGGGGTGGAGATCTCCTCCCTTGCCTACTATCCCAACACACTGGACCCGGATCCTGAGAAACGGGCTTCCTATATTGAGCATCTGTATAAGCTCATAGATGCATCTGCCATGCTGGGTGTGAATATGGTCACAACTTTTGTGGGCAGGGACCCGAAAAAAACAGTATCGGAGAATCTGGAAACAGTAAAAGAGGTGTGGCCGCCTATTGTAAAATATGCGGAGGAGAAGGGCGTAAAAATTGCAATTGAGAACTGCCCTATGCTTTTCACGGAGGATGAATGGCCGGGGGGACAGAATTTGATGACAAGCCCTGCAAACTGGAGAAAAGTGTTTGAGATCCTGGACAGTCCGCACTTTGGGATCAATTATGACCCCTCCCATTTTGTGTGGCAGCAGATGGATTATATCAAGCCAATCTATGAGTTCAGGGATAAGATCTTCCATGTGCACTACAAGGATATCAAGGTATATGAGGATAAGCTGGCAGATGTGGGAACCATGGCTGCGCCCTTAGAATATATGTCTCCGAAACTTCCGGGGCTGGGAGATGTGGACTGGGGAAACTATGTATCAGCCCTGACAGACATCGGATATGATGGATACACCTGCATTGAGGTGGAAGATAAGGCATTTGAAAAAGACCTTGAGGATGCGAAAAAAGCGGTGATCCTCAGCGCCAGGTATTTAAGGAACTTTGTGATCTGA
- a CDS encoding Gfo/Idh/MocA family protein, translating to MEDIRIGIVGHGFMGHEHENMLTKMEGFRVIGISDLDPKQLKDVKDGIKRYASNEELMQDPEVQVVLIAANNNRHHDLVIQAARAGKDIICEKPVAMNVEELDHMVSVVKECGVRFTVHHQRRLDRDFRIMKEIYDQRQLGEVYTLKNSLYGFNGNMHDWHVYISEGGGMLYDWGVHLLDQVLWMIQGAKVKTVFADLRNIINFEVDDYFKILMKLDNGITAEVELGTYFLTDKMHEKWFERHWIMGGNKGTAYVDGFEPQGKIVRTAHLLKNVDGKRTMTAAGPTRSFGPPAEGTILTEDIPAVSTCHEDYFENYKKAYFGREDFLVKIPETRRVLALMEAVRESARTGESVRFES from the coding sequence ATGGAAGATATCAGAATAGGTATTGTGGGTCATGGGTTTATGGGACATGAGCATGAAAACATGCTGACAAAAATGGAGGGATTCCGGGTGATAGGAATCTCCGACCTTGACCCAAAACAGTTAAAGGATGTAAAGGACGGCATCAAAAGATATGCGTCCAATGAGGAGCTGATGCAGGATCCGGAGGTCCAGGTGGTATTGATCGCTGCCAACAACAACCGGCATCACGATCTGGTCATTCAGGCAGCCAGAGCAGGAAAGGATATTATTTGTGAAAAACCTGTAGCCATGAATGTGGAGGAACTTGACCATATGGTCAGCGTGGTGAAGGAGTGCGGCGTCAGATTTACCGTACACCACCAGAGGCGGCTGGACAGGGATTTCCGCATTATGAAAGAAATCTATGATCAGAGGCAGTTAGGTGAGGTATATACATTAAAAAACAGCCTGTACGGCTTCAACGGCAACATGCACGACTGGCATGTATACATCAGTGAGGGCGGCGGTATGCTTTACGACTGGGGCGTTCATCTCCTGGACCAGGTTCTGTGGATGATACAGGGCGCCAAAGTAAAGACTGTTTTTGCGGATCTGAGAAATATCATCAATTTCGAAGTGGATGACTATTTTAAGATCCTAATGAAATTAGACAACGGAATCACAGCAGAGGTGGAACTGGGCACGTATTTTCTGACGGATAAAATGCATGAGAAATGGTTTGAGCGCCACTGGATCATGGGGGGAAATAAAGGCACCGCGTATGTGGACGGCTTTGAACCCCAGGGGAAGATCGTGCGGACCGCGCATCTGCTGAAAAACGTGGATGGAAAACGCACCATGACTGCAGCGGGTCCTACCCGTTCGTTTGGCCCGCCGGCAGAGGGTACTATTCTTACAGAGGATATCCCGGCGGTTTCCACCTGTCATGAAGATTACTTTGAAAACTATAAAAAAGCTTATTTCGGCCGGGAAGACTTTCTGGTGAAAATTCCGGAGACGAGAAGAGTCCTTGCGCTGATGGAAGCAGTGAGAGAATCCGCCCGGACAGGGGAATCCGTCAGATTTGAGTCTTGA
- a CDS encoding sugar O-acetyltransferase translates to MTQKERMLKEMLYYPADAELTKERAQAKELCYDFNMCRPSEGEKRVSILKELLGKTGENVWMEQPIYFDYGRNTEVGENFFANANCIILDVAKVTIGKNVMFAPNVSLYTAGHPLHPETRNSGWEYGIAISIGDNVWVGGNVVINPGVHIGSNVVIGSGSVVTKDIPDNCVAVGNPAKVIKEITDEDKKYYFKDRLFEIGGEINE, encoded by the coding sequence ATGACGCAAAAAGAACGTATGCTGAAAGAAATGCTCTATTACCCGGCAGATGCCGAACTTACCAAAGAGCGGGCACAGGCCAAAGAGCTGTGCTATGATTTTAATATGTGCCGTCCCTCTGAGGGAGAAAAAAGAGTTTCTATATTAAAGGAGCTGCTGGGAAAGACAGGCGAAAACGTATGGATGGAACAGCCTATCTACTTTGACTACGGCCGTAATACAGAAGTGGGCGAGAATTTCTTCGCCAACGCCAACTGTATCATTTTAGATGTGGCAAAAGTGACCATTGGCAAAAATGTCATGTTTGCCCCCAATGTCTCCCTCTACACAGCGGGCCACCCCCTTCACCCGGAAACAAGAAATTCAGGCTGGGAATATGGGATTGCAATTTCCATCGGCGACAATGTATGGGTAGGCGGAAATGTGGTAATCAATCCGGGCGTGCATATCGGAAGCAATGTGGTGATCGGCTCAGGAAGCGTTGTCACAAAGGATATCCCTGACAACTGTGTTGCTGTGGGAAATCCGGCTAAAGTGATCAAAGAGATCACGGATGAGGATAAGAAATATTATTTTAAGGACCGTCTTTTTGAAATTGGCGGGGAGATAAACGAATAA
- the malQ gene encoding 4-alpha-glucanotransferase, giving the protein MRESGILLPISSLPSGCGIGCFSKEAYTFVDQLASAGQKYWQILPLGPTSYGDSPYQSFSTYAGNPYFIDLEVLVREGVLTQKECDDADFGQNPRAVDYGKIYKARFKLLRMAYERSNITQNPDFTAFCSENFWWLEDYALFMAVKNFFGDKCWDQWPEDIRKRFGFALDYYREKLYFDIEFYKYMQFQFTCQWQKLKSYAGQKGIRIIGDIPIYVAYDSADTWAHPELFQLDENNVPIAVAGCPPDGFAADGQLWGNPLYRWDYHRSTGFAWWMERLSYTFRLYDVVRIDHFRGFDAYFSIPYGDTTAWNGHWEKGPGIEIFNRMKEVLGWKDVIAEDLGYVTDTVRHMVWESGFPGMKVFEFAFDTRDTGCASDYLPHNYPVNSVVYTGTHDNATLNGWYQDISEKEKEMLRDYLHDYTTADRSLYWEVICRVMGSSARLCMIPMQDYLGLGNECRMNTPSTLGQNWKWRLLPGEFSQDLQNRIKKITRIYERQ; this is encoded by the coding sequence ATGAGAGAAAGCGGAATTTTACTTCCCATATCCAGCCTTCCGTCAGGCTGCGGAATCGGCTGTTTTTCAAAAGAAGCCTATACCTTTGTGGACCAGCTTGCATCTGCCGGGCAGAAATACTGGCAGATCCTGCCTCTTGGTCCCACAAGCTACGGGGATTCCCCTTACCAGTCTTTTTCCACCTATGCGGGCAATCCTTATTTTATTGACCTGGAAGTGCTGGTCCGGGAGGGTGTGCTCACACAAAAAGAATGTGATGATGCCGACTTCGGCCAAAATCCCAGGGCTGTGGACTACGGAAAGATATACAAGGCCCGCTTCAAACTTCTCCGCATGGCATATGAGCGGAGTAATATCACACAGAACCCGGATTTTACGGCCTTTTGTTCCGAAAATTTCTGGTGGCTGGAGGACTACGCGCTCTTCATGGCAGTGAAGAATTTCTTCGGAGATAAATGTTGGGATCAATGGCCGGAGGATATCCGAAAGCGCTTCGGGTTTGCCCTGGACTATTACAGGGAAAAGCTGTATTTTGATATTGAGTTTTACAAATACATGCAGTTTCAGTTCACCTGCCAGTGGCAGAAGCTGAAATCCTATGCAGGACAAAAGGGGATCCGGATCATCGGGGATATCCCCATCTATGTGGCATATGACAGTGCAGATACCTGGGCGCATCCCGAACTCTTCCAGCTGGATGAAAATAATGTCCCCATAGCTGTGGCAGGCTGTCCGCCGGACGGGTTTGCAGCGGACGGGCAGCTCTGGGGCAATCCCCTGTACCGCTGGGACTATCACAGAAGCACAGGGTTTGCCTGGTGGATGGAACGGCTGTCCTACACCTTCCGGCTCTATGATGTGGTGCGGATCGACCACTTCCGGGGATTTGATGCGTATTTCTCCATACCTTACGGGGACACCACAGCCTGGAACGGTCACTGGGAAAAAGGTCCCGGTATTGAAATTTTTAACAGAATGAAGGAAGTCCTGGGCTGGAAAGATGTGATCGCGGAGGATTTAGGGTATGTGACGGATACTGTCCGCCATATGGTGTGGGAAAGCGGATTTCCCGGCATGAAAGTGTTTGAATTTGCCTTTGACACCAGAGACACCGGATGCGCCAGTGATTATCTTCCCCACAACTATCCTGTCAATTCCGTGGTCTATACAGGCACCCATGACAATGCCACCTTAAACGGATGGTATCAGGATATCTCAGAGAAAGAGAAAGAAATGCTGCGGGACTATCTGCATGACTACACCACTGCGGACAGAAGTTTGTACTGGGAAGTCATCTGCCGGGTTATGGGGAGCAGCGCACGTCTGTGCATGATCCCCATGCAGGATTACCTGGGTCTTGGAAATGAATGCCGTATGAATACCCCGTCCACACTGGGTCAAAATTGGAAATGGCGGCTTCTGCCGGGTGAATTCTCACAGGACTTACAAAACCGGATAAAGAAAATCACAAGAATTTATGAAAGGCAATAA
- a CDS encoding alpha-glucosidase, with the protein MQRKWWHGKVAYQIYPKSFYDSNGDGIGDLPGIISKLDYLKELGVDIVWISPIYASPFADQGYDISDYYKIDPSFGTMEDMDLLLKEAEKRGMYILMDLVVNHCSDEHEWFQKACADPDGEYGNFFYIEDRKEGELPCNWRSYFGGSVWEPLPGRPDKQYMHLFHKKQPDLNWENEAVREEVYKNINWWLDKGLGGFRIDAIINIKKKLPYKDYPVDRADGLSLIDNMLEDATGVGEFLGEMRDRTFNPHDAFTVGEVFNEKEEEIPDFIGDNGYFSSMFDFAETSFGKSEKGWYDCRHITPDDYKKCCFHSQKRVGDMGFLSNIIENHDEPRGVSYYIPEGDCCDTSKKMLAALYFMLKGLPFIYQGQEIGMENLGVIPLEEVDDISALDQYHVALEAGYSEEEALKIMATYNRDNARSPMQWNSSENAGFTTGKPWLILNSNYKSINVESQIHDETSVYAFYKALIALRKNPEYQETVVYGELIPYLEERHNLMSYFRKGDKTLLVMGNYQNEEQTVELPAACRKVLVNNYPDMNLADHAITLHGYQVLVLELEN; encoded by the coding sequence ATGCAAAGAAAATGGTGGCACGGCAAAGTGGCATATCAGATTTATCCTAAAAGTTTTTATGATTCCAACGGGGACGGCATCGGTGATCTGCCGGGCATCATCAGCAAACTGGACTATTTAAAGGAGCTGGGCGTGGACATTGTCTGGATTTCCCCTATTTACGCATCTCCCTTTGCAGACCAGGGTTACGATATCTCAGATTACTATAAGATAGACCCCTCCTTCGGCACCATGGAAGATATGGACCTTCTGCTGAAAGAAGCAGAAAAACGCGGCATGTATATTCTTATGGACCTGGTGGTAAACCACTGTTCCGATGAACATGAGTGGTTCCAGAAAGCCTGCGCTGACCCGGACGGGGAGTACGGCAATTTCTTCTACATAGAGGACAGAAAAGAAGGCGAACTGCCCTGCAACTGGAGAAGCTATTTCGGCGGCTCCGTATGGGAACCCCTTCCCGGCCGCCCGGACAAGCAGTATATGCACCTGTTCCACAAAAAACAGCCGGACCTCAACTGGGAAAACGAGGCTGTCCGGGAGGAAGTTTACAAAAATATCAACTGGTGGCTGGACAAAGGTCTCGGCGGCTTCCGTATTGATGCAATTATCAATATCAAGAAAAAGCTTCCATATAAAGATTACCCGGTTGACCGTGCAGACGGCCTGAGCCTTATTGACAATATGCTGGAAGATGCCACAGGCGTAGGTGAATTCCTGGGTGAAATGCGCGACCGCACCTTCAATCCCCATGACGCGTTTACGGTTGGGGAAGTCTTCAACGAGAAAGAGGAGGAAATCCCTGATTTTATCGGTGACAATGGCTACTTCTCCTCCATGTTTGATTTTGCTGAAACCTCTTTCGGCAAGAGCGAAAAAGGATGGTATGACTGCAGACATATCACACCGGACGACTATAAAAAATGCTGCTTCCATTCCCAGAAGCGTGTGGGGGATATGGGATTTTTGTCAAACATCATTGAAAACCATGACGAGCCCCGCGGTGTGAGCTACTATATCCCGGAAGGCGACTGCTGTGACACCAGTAAAAAAATGCTGGCTGCCCTGTACTTTATGCTCAAAGGCCTTCCCTTCATCTATCAGGGGCAGGAGATCGGCATGGAAAACCTGGGTGTGATCCCTCTGGAGGAGGTTGATGATATCAGCGCTCTTGACCAGTATCATGTGGCACTGGAAGCCGGTTACTCTGAGGAAGAGGCACTGAAGATCATGGCTACCTATAACCGTGACAATGCCAGGTCCCCTATGCAGTGGAACAGCTCCGAAAACGCAGGATTTACAACAGGAAAGCCCTGGCTCATCCTCAACTCCAACTACAAAAGTATCAATGTGGAGTCCCAGATCCATGACGAGACCTCTGTTTACGCCTTCTATAAAGCACTGATCGCTCTGAGAAAAAATCCGGAATATCAGGAAACGGTGGTATACGGAGAATTGATCCCCTACCTTGAGGAACGTCACAACCTTATGTCTTACTTCCGCAAAGGTGACAAAACTCTGCTTGTTATGGGCAATTACCAGAATGAGGAACAGACCGTGGAACTGCCTGCTGCCTGCAGAAAAGTCCTGGTCAACAACTATCCGGACATGAACCTTGCAGATCATGCCATAACCTTACACGGCTACCAGGTATTGGTACTGGAATTGGAGAATTAA
- a CDS encoding helix-turn-helix domain-containing protein, with protein sequence MKLPDNSDIDLKEQKDHGTASFPCGLYEIFEVTKWEGVKHHWHDEVEILYFMKGEFALDVNMETYTIQEECFYFINAGELHSIQPKSACLESAVLFHPRILSFDNYDIAQSRILQPLLKRKLFFPLCLTPKDTAFTAVKKEYLDMVNVFYQSGSYLSKEGQTVTEDLPSQLFIRAGLLKILGILAGAGLLTTQEKTDDYRVEIIKNSLAYIHEHYQEKFYIHDLARQAGMNEQYFCRFFKKAIGRTPITYINEYRIGRAITRLQDTDLPVMDICLDCGFNNLGNFLREFRKKTGATPLQYRKTFRSEKS encoded by the coding sequence ATGAAACTTCCAGACAATTCCGACATAGATCTGAAGGAGCAAAAAGACCATGGCACAGCCTCTTTTCCCTGCGGTCTCTACGAAATTTTCGAGGTTACAAAATGGGAGGGGGTAAAGCATCACTGGCATGATGAGGTGGAAATCCTTTATTTTATGAAGGGAGAATTTGCACTGGACGTCAATATGGAGACTTACACCATTCAGGAAGAATGTTTCTATTTTATCAATGCAGGAGAACTGCACTCCATCCAGCCCAAATCCGCCTGCCTGGAATCTGCCGTGCTCTTTCATCCCCGCATTTTGAGTTTCGACAATTATGACATTGCCCAGAGCCGTATCCTCCAGCCCCTTTTAAAGCGAAAACTGTTTTTCCCCCTGTGCCTTACTCCAAAGGATACGGCTTTTACTGCTGTCAAAAAAGAGTACCTGGATATGGTAAATGTATTTTATCAGAGCGGCTCCTACCTTTCCAAAGAGGGACAGACTGTGACCGAAGACCTGCCCTCCCAGCTCTTTATCCGGGCCGGGCTTCTGAAAATTCTGGGGATCCTGGCCGGTGCCGGGCTTCTGACCACCCAGGAGAAAACAGATGACTACAGGGTGGAAATCATTAAAAACTCTTTGGCCTACATTCATGAGCATTACCAGGAAAAATTCTATATCCATGATCTGGCCCGGCAGGCGGGCATGAATGAGCAGTATTTCTGCCGTTTTTTTAAAAAAGCCATCGGAAGGACACCTATCACATATATTAACGAATATCGTATCGGCCGGGCCATCACCCGGCTGCAGGACACGGACCTGCCGGTCATGGACATCTGCCTGGACTGCGGCTTCAACAATCTGGGGAACTTTTTAAGAGAATTCCGAAAGAAGACAGGCGCCACCCCTCTGCAGTACAGAAAAACCTTTCGCAGTGAAAAGTCATAA